The genomic window ATTGATATCGCGGACCAGCTACGCGAACTGGCCGTGGACGAGAGCTGGGTGCACGAGATCGTCCGCCGCAAGATCCTGTTCGAGCAGGCCAAGTTCACCGCCCGCAGCTTCAGCGAACCGGAGAAGGTGGCCGAGGAATTGCTGGCGAACGTCCGCGCCATCGTGGGCGAGGATTACGACATCGGGACCCACTTCACCCCGCGCTACCGCCCCTGGCACCAGCGCCTGGCCTATGTGCCCGATGGCGACCTGTTCCAGGCCGTGGCGGCCGGCACGGCCAGCGTCGTCACCGACGAGATCGAGCGCTTCACGCCAGGCGGCATCAAGCTGAAATCGGGGCGGGAGCTGGAGGCGGACCTCATCGTCACCGCCACGGGCTTCGAGCTGAACGTGCTGGGCGACATCGCCTTCACCATTGATGGCAAGCCGCTCGCCTTTCACGAGACCGTGACCTATCGCGGCATGATGTTCACGGGCGTGCCCAACATGGCCTGGGTCTTCGGCTATTTCCGTGCCTCCTGGACGCTGCGGGCCGATCTGGTGGGGGATTTCGTCTGCCGCCTGCTGGCGGAGATGGAGGCGCGCGGGGCGCGGCAGGTGGAGGTCGCGCTGCGGCCCGAGGACCACAACATGCCCCTCCTGCCCTGGATCGACCCCGAGAACTTCAACCCGGGCTACCTGATGCGCGGCATGCACCTGCTGCCCAAGCGCGGCGACAAGCCCGAATGGCAGCACAACCAGGACTATTGGCGCGAGAAGGACGAGTTCCCGGCCATTGACCTGAAGGACGCGGCCTTCGTCTATAGGTGATGCTCTCCGTCACCGACCGCCCCTCGCCCAACCATGACCCGCGGCCCGAGGGGGCGGCGGTGGACATGCTGATCCTGCACTACACCGGCATGAGGTCGGGCGCGGAGGCGCTGGCGCGGCTGCGCGACCCGGAGGCCGGCGTGTCCTCGCATTACCTGGTGGAGGAGGATGGGCGCATCTTCCGCCTGGTGGAGGAAGGGCGCCGCGCGCGCCATGCCGGCGTCTCGCATTGGGGCGGGCGGAGCGCGTTGAACGCGGTCTCCATCGGCATCGAGATCGTGAATCCCGGCCATGAATGGGGCTACCGCCCCTTCCCCGCCTTGCAGATGGCGGCGGTGGCGGAACTCTGCCTCGACATACTGGCCCGCCACCCCATCCCGGCCCGCCATGTGCTGGCCCATAGCGACGTGGCGCCCGACCGCAAGGAGGATCCGGGCGAGCTGTTCGACTGGCCGGGGCTGGCGAAATGCGGCGTCGGACTATGGCCGGAGCGGGACGCCGAACCCGATGCCGATGCGCTGACCCTGCTCGGCCGCATCGGCTATCGCACCGACCTGCCCCTGCCCGTGCTGGTCACCGCCTTCCAGCGGCATTGGCGGCCGGAGCGCGTGGATGGCATCGCGGATGCGGTGACGCTGGCGCGGATGGCGGCCGTGGCCGGGGCGTGACGCCCGAGGCGCTGGCCCGCCGCGTGGCGGCGCATCCCCGCATGGCGCATCTGCTGCGGGTCGCGGCCCTCCACGGCCCGCCCGCGGGCTGGCTCGGCGCGGGTTTCCTGCGCAATGCCGCCTGGGACTGGCTACATGGGCGTGAGCCCGACCCGGATGCAGCCGATCTCGACCTCGTCTTCCACGCGCCCGGCCTCGATGCCGCGCCCTTCGCGTCGCGCCTTCACGCGGCGGAGCCCGCGGCGCGCTGGGAGGTGGTGAACCAGGCCGGGCTGATGCCGGCCGATGACCTGGCGGGCGCCATGGCCCTCTGGCCCGAGACCGCGACGGCGGTGGCCGCGCGCTGGGAGGACGGGCGGGTGGCGCTGCTGGCGCCGCATGGCTGGGAAGACCTGTTCGCGCTGCGCCTGCGCCCCACACCTGCCTTCGCGGAACGGCGCGCGGCGGTGGAGGCGCGCGCGGCCGCGCGCGGCTGGTTCGCGCGCTGGCCCCGGCTGCGCTGGGCATGATCCACGTAGCCCAGGCTTGACCCACCCCTTCCCCGGGCGCAACAGAAGCGCGGTGCCGGGGGGCCGGGCGACCGCTGGCGGGTGAGAGATCGCGCGCTGGAGGAAAGTCCGGGCTCCACGGAAAGACGGTGCCGGCTAACGGCCGGCGGGGGCGCGAGCCCTCAGGGAAAGTGCCACAGAGAACAGACCGCCACGCCCGAGCAATCCGGCGCGGCAAGGGTGAAACGGTGGGGCAAGAGCCCACCGCGCTTCCAGCAATGGCGGCGGCACGGCAAACCCCACCGGGAGCAAGGCCGAATAGGGAGGGCCGCGGTAACGCAGGGGTTTTCCGCCCCGCCCTCCGGGTTGGCCGCGCGAAGCGGGTGGTGACACCCGCTCCAGAGGAATGGTCGCACAGGCGCGCAAGCGCTGGACAGAACCCGGCTTACAGGCCCTCCGGCACCACAACACCCTCTCCCTGAGCCGAGTGTGGCCGCACAGCCACACCCCCACGCGAAACCTACAGCGGGGCACAACCGTATTGTCACGCCCAAGCTCAACTCACTGATTTGTGAGGATTTTTGTTTATCCCCACCCATAGCCGCCCCATAATATCCCTTGATTAGGGGCATCCACCCAGATAGAACACACCCAGCCCAGACGGGGTGAGCAAGCTCGGGGGGCGAGCCATCACCGAAAGGGTTTGGTCGGGCGAGCCGGCGGGGTCGGGGGGCCTCGTCGGCCGCTGTTCCTCCCCGGAGCCGGGGCGGGGCGGCGACGCCGAACCCCCCAGGGCGCAACGGGGGGTCACCGACGGTCGCGATGGTCGAATTCGTCGGATCCCTCGATGGCACGCTGGACAAGAAGGGGCGCTGCTCCGTTCCCGCCACGTTCCGCAGCCAG from Roseococcus microcysteis includes these protein-coding regions:
- a CDS encoding flavin-containing monooxygenase — encoded protein: MPDTGLHPEATHTAATEHFDVLIVGAGISGVGAAYHLTTQRPGTSFVVLEAQHSFGGTWLTHKYPGIRSDSDLYTFGYRFKPWVGPPIAAASEILNYMGEVIAENGLAPHIRYNHAIHSAAWDGQAKLWTLEATDTATGQRRRFTCNFLWMCQGYYRHAQGYTPDWPGLEDFQGQVVHPQTWPEGLDYAGKRVIVIGSGASAATIVPAMAGRAGHVTMLQRSPTWFRIGRNGIDIADQLRELAVDESWVHEIVRRKILFEQAKFTARSFSEPEKVAEELLANVRAIVGEDYDIGTHFTPRYRPWHQRLAYVPDGDLFQAVAAGTASVVTDEIERFTPGGIKLKSGRELEADLIVTATGFELNVLGDIAFTIDGKPLAFHETVTYRGMMFTGVPNMAWVFGYFRASWTLRADLVGDFVCRLLAEMEARGARQVEVALRPEDHNMPLLPWIDPENFNPGYLMRGMHLLPKRGDKPEWQHNQDYWREKDEFPAIDLKDAAFVYR
- a CDS encoding N-acetylmuramoyl-L-alanine amidase — encoded protein: MLSVTDRPSPNHDPRPEGAAVDMLILHYTGMRSGAEALARLRDPEAGVSSHYLVEEDGRIFRLVEEGRRARHAGVSHWGGRSALNAVSIGIEIVNPGHEWGYRPFPALQMAAVAELCLDILARHPIPARHVLAHSDVAPDRKEDPGELFDWPGLAKCGVGLWPERDAEPDADALTLLGRIGYRTDLPLPVLVTAFQRHWRPERVDGIADAVTLARMAAVAGA
- a CDS encoding nucleotidyltransferase family protein, encoding MTPEALARRVAAHPRMAHLLRVAALHGPPAGWLGAGFLRNAAWDWLHGREPDPDAADLDLVFHAPGLDAAPFASRLHAAEPAARWEVVNQAGLMPADDLAGAMALWPETATAVAARWEDGRVALLAPHGWEDLFALRLRPTPAFAERRAAVEARAAARGWFARWPRLRWA